In Mongoliitalea daihaiensis, one DNA window encodes the following:
- the lepA gene encoding translation elongation factor 4: MTMQKIRNFCIIAHIDHGKSTLADRLLQFTNTVSDREMQDQLLDNMDLERERGITIKSHAIQMKYTYKGEEYTLNLIDTPGHVDFSYEVSRSIAACEGALLIVDASQGIEAQTISNLYLAIGQDLEIIPVLNKIDLPGADPEVVADEVIDLIGCDREDIILASGKEGLGIEDILNAVVERVPAPKGHIDAPLQAMIFDSVYNPFRGVEVIFRIFNGTINKGDKIKFVNTGKEYDADEIGILGINQIPQQTLAAGNVGYLISGIKVAKEVKVGDTITHVKNPCQTAIRGFENVKPMVFAGIYPVDTTEFEELRASMEKLQLNDASLVWEPETSAALGFGFRCGFLGMLHMEIIQERLEREFDMTVITTVPSVQFKALMNNGEFRFINAPSDMPDPNLFKHIEEPFVKATIITASEYVGPVIQLCMEKRGQIKNQVYLTSERVELSFDMPLAEIVFDFFDKLKTISRGYASLDYELIAPQASHMVRLDVMLNGEIVDALSAIVHRDKAYEWGKRLCEKLKELVPRQMFEIAIQAAIGTKIIARETVKALRKNVLAKCYGGDISRKRKLLEKQKKGKKRMRQVGNVEVPQEAFMAVLKLD; encoded by the coding sequence ATGACTATGCAAAAAATTAGAAATTTCTGTATTATCGCCCATATTGATCATGGGAAGAGTACGTTGGCGGATCGCTTACTTCAATTCACGAATACTGTAAGCGACAGAGAGATGCAAGATCAGTTGTTGGACAACATGGATCTGGAGCGAGAGCGGGGTATTACCATTAAATCCCACGCTATACAGATGAAGTATACTTATAAAGGTGAGGAATATACCCTCAACCTGATTGATACTCCAGGGCATGTGGACTTTTCTTACGAGGTTTCTCGGTCCATAGCTGCCTGTGAAGGTGCCTTATTGATTGTAGATGCTTCACAAGGGATTGAAGCACAGACGATTTCCAATTTGTATCTAGCAATTGGGCAAGACCTCGAGATCATTCCTGTTTTGAATAAAATTGACCTTCCTGGCGCTGATCCTGAGGTAGTGGCGGATGAGGTGATTGACTTGATTGGCTGTGATCGGGAAGATATTATATTAGCATCTGGGAAAGAGGGTTTAGGTATTGAAGATATTTTAAATGCCGTAGTAGAACGTGTACCTGCACCCAAAGGTCACATTGATGCACCTTTGCAAGCAATGATTTTTGATTCGGTGTATAATCCTTTTAGAGGGGTAGAAGTTATTTTCCGTATTTTCAACGGTACCATCAACAAAGGTGATAAAATCAAATTTGTAAATACCGGGAAGGAATATGACGCCGATGAAATAGGTATCTTGGGAATTAATCAAATTCCTCAGCAAACACTCGCGGCAGGAAATGTAGGTTACTTGATTTCAGGGATTAAAGTTGCCAAAGAAGTGAAAGTGGGGGATACCATTACCCACGTAAAAAACCCTTGCCAAACAGCGATTAGAGGCTTTGAAAATGTAAAACCAATGGTATTTGCTGGGATTTACCCGGTAGATACTACAGAGTTTGAAGAATTAAGGGCTTCTATGGAAAAGCTCCAATTAAATGATGCTTCTTTAGTATGGGAACCAGAAACTTCAGCTGCATTAGGCTTTGGTTTCCGTTGCGGTTTCTTGGGAATGTTGCATATGGAGATTATACAAGAGCGGTTAGAACGGGAATTTGATATGACTGTAATTACCACTGTTCCTTCCGTTCAATTCAAAGCGTTGATGAATAATGGTGAATTCAGGTTTATCAATGCTCCTTCGGATATGCCAGATCCTAATTTGTTTAAACACATCGAAGAGCCATTTGTAAAAGCAACCATTATTACAGCCTCTGAATATGTAGGACCTGTGATTCAGTTGTGTATGGAGAAAAGAGGTCAAATCAAAAATCAAGTATATTTGACTTCAGAACGTGTGGAACTATCATTTGATATGCCATTAGCTGAAATCGTATTTGATTTCTTTGATAAGTTGAAGACCATTTCCAGAGGATATGCTTCCTTGGATTATGAATTAATTGCTCCTCAAGCTTCTCACATGGTGCGTTTGGACGTCATGTTGAATGGAGAGATTGTAGATGCCCTTTCTGCCATTGTGCATAGAGACAAAGCCTATGAATGGGGAAAAAGACTCTGCGAAAAATTGAAGGAGTTGGTGCCGAGACAGATGTTTGAAATTGCAATTCAAGCTGCCATTGGTACAAAAATCATTGCTAGAGAGACAGTGAAGGCCTTGAGGAAAAACGTTTTGGCCAAGTGTTATGGAGGAGATATTTCCCGAAAGCGTAAACTCTTGGAAAAACAGAAGAAAGGAAAGAAACGTATGCGTCAAGTTGGTAACGTAGAAGTACCTCAAGAGGCATTTATGGCTGTGTTGAAGCTAGATTAG
- a CDS encoding DUF4924 family protein encodes MKSIADKKRQQNIAEYIIYMYQMEDLLRAYDFVLEDIEQYVVSHYPIKPAEKVETLQWFESLAKDMHVQKVSKKGHLKEIQMIVDTLAALHWDLLKTDGNYFKLYQQAKPHILQFMMEDGASDIQHEVQLFLNAIYGRLLARLHGREIPAAVLEATEVFGNVLSYLNAGYMNQE; translated from the coding sequence ATGAAAAGTATAGCAGACAAGAAGCGGCAGCAAAATATAGCTGAATACATCATTTACATGTATCAAATGGAAGATTTGCTCCGTGCTTATGACTTTGTCTTAGAGGATATTGAGCAATATGTAGTAAGCCATTATCCCATTAAACCTGCTGAGAAAGTCGAAACTTTGCAGTGGTTTGAATCTTTAGCCAAGGATATGCATGTGCAAAAAGTAAGCAAAAAAGGGCATCTGAAAGAAATACAAATGATCGTGGATACTTTAGCCGCACTTCACTGGGATTTGCTAAAGACGGATGGGAATTATTTCAAACTCTACCAACAAGCCAAACCTCATATTCTTCAATTCATGATGGAAGATGGTGCTTCTGACATTCAACATGAAGTACAGTTGTTTTTAAATGCCATCTACGGCCGCTTACTAGCCCGCTTGCATGGCCGAGAGATTCCTGCAGCTGTCTTGGAGGCGACGGAGGTTTTTGGAAATGTTTTGAGTTATTTGAATGCGGGGTACATGAATCAAGAATGA
- a CDS encoding AAA domain-containing protein has translation MSKIQDQLKNTLRLLKIEWEEDLAQYKKKFMYTSIADKKEEGVCWYPVLLKKMKIGHGERVIVDLERLDIGYAHVFQSGKSVSIFSTLEGFHHQRVSGVINQVKKDVMIITIQVDEVPEWMHKGKMGIDLLFDEASYREMEFAMKSVIKADKGRIGELKNILLGESEAALDTKILPSTSLLNPSQNNAVSLVTQTKDIAIIHGPPGTGKTTTLVQAIVHSLKQYPQVLVCAPSNAAVDLVVEKLLEENIHTLRLGHPARVDDAILSQTLDAKLAMHESFRDLKKARKAADEYRKLAFKYKRSFGPEERAQRKRLLDEAGRLKSEAEQLEDYITYDVFQKTQVFATTLVGASAHALKGVEFPVVFIDEAGQGLEPATWIPILKAKKVVMAGDHCQLPPTIKSYEAAKAGLSETLFEKVIKRQPYVSQMLQEQYRMPETIMGFSSQYFYHSGLKAAPHTLTHYLSEDEPVMEFIDTAGAGFQEQQEQESLSTYNPEEATFVLQHLESLLKRVGIAKIKTNAWTIGLIAPYRAQVRKFNELIFGSYAFPNLRSFSELLTIDSIDGFQGQERDIIFISLVRSNSKGEIGFLSDVRRMNVALTRAKRKLVVVGDSATLGSHEFYREFLDYMEEKGCYRSVYEFLDA, from the coding sequence ATGTCGAAAATTCAGGACCAATTAAAAAATACTTTAAGACTTTTAAAAATCGAATGGGAGGAGGATCTTGCTCAATACAAGAAGAAATTTATGTATACCTCCATCGCAGATAAAAAAGAAGAGGGAGTTTGTTGGTATCCTGTATTGCTGAAAAAAATGAAAATAGGGCATGGAGAACGTGTAATTGTAGACCTAGAGCGCTTAGATATTGGTTATGCTCATGTCTTCCAATCAGGAAAATCTGTTTCTATTTTTTCTACTTTAGAAGGATTTCATCATCAACGGGTCAGTGGAGTCATCAATCAAGTCAAAAAGGATGTGATGATCATCACGATCCAAGTAGACGAGGTGCCTGAATGGATGCATAAAGGGAAGATGGGAATTGACCTCCTGTTTGATGAGGCATCCTATCGAGAGATGGAATTTGCTATGAAATCCGTCATCAAAGCTGACAAAGGACGGATTGGAGAGCTTAAAAATATTTTATTGGGAGAATCGGAAGCTGCACTGGATACCAAAATCTTACCGTCCACTTCTCTTTTGAATCCTTCTCAAAACAATGCAGTCTCCTTAGTGACACAAACTAAAGATATTGCAATCATTCATGGCCCTCCAGGAACAGGTAAAACGACAACCTTGGTACAGGCAATTGTTCATTCGTTAAAGCAGTATCCCCAAGTGTTAGTCTGTGCTCCAAGCAATGCGGCCGTTGATTTGGTGGTTGAAAAGCTTCTTGAAGAAAATATTCACACGCTTCGTTTGGGACATCCAGCGAGAGTTGATGATGCTATTTTGAGTCAAACATTAGACGCAAAGCTCGCCATGCACGAGAGCTTTCGGGATTTGAAAAAAGCAAGAAAAGCGGCTGATGAGTACCGTAAGTTGGCCTTTAAGTATAAGCGAAGTTTTGGGCCTGAGGAACGTGCTCAACGTAAACGTTTATTGGATGAAGCGGGTCGTTTGAAGTCAGAAGCTGAGCAATTGGAAGATTACATTACCTATGATGTATTTCAAAAAACACAAGTTTTTGCTACTACCTTGGTTGGTGCCAGTGCACATGCCTTGAAAGGTGTGGAATTTCCTGTGGTATTTATCGATGAGGCTGGTCAAGGATTAGAGCCTGCAACATGGATTCCAATTTTAAAGGCTAAAAAAGTCGTGATGGCCGGGGACCACTGCCAGCTTCCTCCTACCATCAAATCCTATGAGGCAGCTAAAGCTGGATTAAGTGAAACTTTGTTTGAAAAAGTGATCAAAAGGCAGCCCTATGTATCCCAAATGCTACAGGAACAATACCGTATGCCAGAAACGATCATGGGCTTTTCTAGTCAGTATTTCTATCATTCAGGCTTGAAAGCGGCTCCTCATACACTGACACATTATTTGAGTGAAGATGAACCAGTGATGGAATTCATTGATACTGCAGGAGCAGGATTTCAAGAGCAGCAGGAACAAGAGTCTTTGAGTACCTATAATCCAGAGGAAGCAACATTTGTACTGCAACACTTGGAAAGTTTATTGAAAAGAGTGGGTATTGCTAAGATCAAAACCAATGCTTGGACAATAGGCTTGATTGCGCCGTATCGGGCACAAGTTCGAAAGTTTAATGAATTGATATTTGGTTCTTATGCTTTTCCTAATTTACGTTCTTTTTCCGAGTTGCTGACCATCGACTCCATCGATGGATTTCAAGGACAAGAGCGGGACATCATTTTTATTAGTTTGGTTCGTTCCAATAGCAAGGGGGAAATCGGTTTTTTGTCCGATGTGCGTCGCATGAATGTGGCACTTACCAGAGCAAAGAGGAAGTTAGTGGTTGTTGGAGATTCAGCCACCCTGGGTTCTCATGAATTTTATAGGGAGTTTTTAGATTATATGGAGGAAAAGGGATGTTATCGGAGTGTATATGAGTTTTTGGATGCATAG
- a CDS encoding acyl carrier protein phosphodiesterase, protein MNYLAHAYLSFGEPKILIGNLIGDSVRGNIERTYEREIVIGVKLHRAIDKFTDNHPLVKEAQEILKPVYGKYSSVITDMYFDYFLGKYWNNYHKMPLDEFAHQVYDTIDIFIDIIPYRFLKMYGFMRYHNMLVGYGNLDGIRRAMQAMAKKTKFNSNMETAHIFLDENHEYFRVHFGEFFEDLVAHSKTTLLELKNT, encoded by the coding sequence TTGAACTACCTAGCTCACGCCTATTTATCATTTGGAGAGCCAAAAATCTTGATTGGAAATCTCATAGGAGATTCCGTCAGGGGCAATATTGAGCGAACCTACGAACGGGAAATTGTAATTGGAGTGAAACTTCATCGAGCAATTGACAAGTTTACAGACAATCATCCCTTAGTCAAAGAAGCGCAAGAAATCCTCAAACCTGTGTATGGAAAATACTCATCAGTGATCACCGATATGTACTTTGATTACTTTTTAGGAAAGTATTGGAATAATTATCATAAGATGCCTTTGGATGAATTTGCGCATCAGGTCTATGATACCATTGATATTTTTATAGATATCATCCCCTATCGATTTCTGAAAATGTATGGCTTTATGCGCTACCACAATATGTTGGTAGGTTATGGCAACTTAGATGGCATCCGTAGGGCGATGCAAGCGATGGCCAAAAAGACAAAATTTAATTCAAATATGGAAACTGCGCATATCTTCTTAGATGAAAACCATGAGTACTTTAGGGTGCATTTTGGAGAATTTTTTGAAGACTTAGTTGCTCATTCCAAAACAACTCTGTTAGAGTTAAAAAACACATGA
- a CDS encoding outer membrane beta-barrel protein, protein MKFRLIICCLLLNGPLLAQVKDFSGWELSGYLETYYSYDFNKPTNHQRPEFLYNFNRHNEFSVNLALIKASYTQEKFRSSFALMAGTYAQQNLAEEPAWAQLVNEASIGVQISEGLWIDVGIMPSHIGFESWIGTVGWHLSRSLMAENSPYFLTGARLTYQWKEHTSFTFWASNGWQNVQRIENQQGIGLGLGINHSPVKGMIINYANYLGNESVSFLREMRFFNNFYIQHELSTWGYTVGFDYGFQQLAMAPNAHWWGVTASFKTSIFEKYTAAIRSEYYSDSRAVILEDPFKLSGYSVNVDFPLSEKIVWRVEGRQFWANSGTFFYRGVDPKQSNFALTSSLAFQF, encoded by the coding sequence ATGAAATTTCGGTTGATAATATGTTGCCTACTTTTAAATGGGCCATTATTGGCTCAGGTCAAAGATTTTTCCGGTTGGGAATTGTCCGGATATCTAGAGACATACTACAGCTATGACTTTAATAAGCCTACTAATCATCAACGACCTGAGTTCTTATATAATTTCAATAGGCATAATGAGTTTAGCGTCAATTTAGCCTTGATAAAAGCTTCTTACACCCAAGAAAAGTTCAGGAGTTCATTCGCTTTGATGGCAGGAACCTATGCTCAGCAGAATTTAGCAGAAGAGCCAGCTTGGGCCCAATTAGTCAATGAGGCATCTATTGGAGTACAAATCTCAGAAGGGCTTTGGATTGATGTGGGGATTATGCCATCTCATATAGGTTTTGAAAGTTGGATAGGTACAGTGGGCTGGCATTTGAGTAGGAGTTTGATGGCGGAAAACTCACCTTACTTTTTGACAGGTGCTCGTTTGACATATCAATGGAAAGAGCATACGTCTTTTACTTTTTGGGCAAGCAATGGGTGGCAGAATGTACAGCGAATAGAAAATCAACAAGGGATAGGTCTTGGCCTTGGGATTAATCACTCGCCTGTCAAAGGAATGATCATTAACTATGCGAATTATTTGGGGAATGAAAGTGTTTCATTTCTCCGTGAAATGCGTTTTTTCAATAATTTCTATATTCAGCACGAACTATCAACATGGGGTTATACGGTTGGCTTTGATTATGGATTCCAACAATTGGCAATGGCTCCCAATGCACATTGGTGGGGAGTAACTGCCTCCTTCAAAACATCCATCTTTGAGAAGTATACAGCGGCCATTCGTTCAGAATATTATTCTGATTCAAGGGCAGTGATATTAGAAGACCCTTTCAAACTATCTGGCTATTCTGTAAATGTAGATTTCCCACTTTCAGAAAAAATAGTTTGGAGGGTAGAAGGAAGACAGTTTTGGGCAAACAGTGGGACTTTTTTCTATCGTGGCGTAGATCCCAAGCAATCTAATTTTGCTCTTACTTCTTCTTTGGCCTTCCAGTTTTGA
- a CDS encoding inorganic diphosphatase, with protein sequence MINPWHDVQLGKEAPEYVTGVIEIPKGSKGKYELDKKTGMLLLDRVLFSAVHYPANYGFIPQTYCEDHDPLDILIISQIDIPSMTLVKAKVIGVMRMVDGGEADDKIIAVAAGDQSVNYINDIDELPPHLMKEVHRFFEDYKKLENKEVKVEDFLGKEEAFKIIQESVELYDKHFRTRK encoded by the coding sequence ATGATCAATCCATGGCACGATGTGCAATTAGGAAAAGAAGCTCCAGAGTATGTGACAGGAGTTATTGAAATCCCCAAGGGAAGCAAGGGAAAGTACGAATTGGATAAAAAGACAGGCATGTTACTCTTGGATAGGGTTCTTTTTTCGGCTGTCCATTATCCTGCTAACTATGGTTTTATTCCACAAACATATTGTGAAGATCATGATCCATTGGATATCTTAATTATCTCTCAAATTGATATTCCATCCATGACTTTGGTAAAAGCTAAAGTTATCGGTGTTATGAGAATGGTCGATGGTGGTGAAGCAGATGATAAAATCATCGCTGTAGCTGCTGGTGATCAGTCTGTAAACTATATCAATGATATTGATGAATTGCCTCCTCACTTAATGAAGGAAGTCCATAGGTTTTTTGAAGATTACAAGAAACTTGAAAATAAGGAAGTAAAAGTGGAAGACTTCTTAGGAAAAGAAGAGGCCTTTAAAATTATTCAAGAAAGCGTAGAGCTATACGATAAGCATTTTAGAACAAGAAAATAA
- a CDS encoding hybrid sensor histidine kinase/response regulator — protein MTETIRVLYIDDEANNLTSFRASLRKFFDITTALDAAEGLELVTSQEFQVVVADQRMPGLTGVEFFEQLTKINPDPIRILLTGYSDIVSVIDAINKGEVYRFIDKPWNLDQIKNAIVNAAEIYRTRQELKEKTERLEKIQIEMNQFVYSLSHELRGPLMSISGVSKLAQMEVDEPIILEYFEMIDSATTKLDDFIYKMLDFYRSTKMENQITNIDFKTIVEQQVSAYREKWDLTGFNILSVIEQQREFFSDDAKVRVILNNLFSNAYNFHKELKDNPWIKIEIQVIDECAIISVEDNGSGIERDLQPGIFNLFQRASKKNAGSGLGLYMVKESVTQMGGEIKLVSEAQVGTKVIVRLPSMEQTKD, from the coding sequence ATGACGGAAACAATTAGAGTTTTATATATAGATGATGAGGCTAATAATTTAACCTCTTTTCGAGCAAGTTTAAGGAAGTTCTTTGATATCACTACAGCGCTAGATGCAGCTGAGGGTCTAGAACTTGTGACTTCGCAGGAATTCCAAGTTGTGGTAGCAGATCAGCGGATGCCAGGACTTACCGGAGTAGAATTTTTTGAGCAACTAACAAAAATTAATCCTGATCCCATTCGCATTTTATTGACGGGCTATTCAGATATTGTTTCGGTCATTGATGCTATAAATAAAGGGGAGGTTTACAGGTTTATAGATAAGCCTTGGAATTTGGATCAAATTAAAAATGCCATCGTCAATGCAGCCGAAATTTATAGAACCCGCCAAGAATTAAAGGAGAAAACTGAGAGGTTAGAAAAAATACAAATAGAAATGAATCAGTTTGTATATTCTTTATCTCATGAATTGAGAGGTCCTTTGATGAGCATTTCAGGAGTATCTAAACTTGCGCAAATGGAGGTTGATGAGCCTATTATCTTAGAATATTTTGAGATGATTGATTCAGCAACCACCAAGCTTGATGATTTTATTTACAAAATGCTTGATTTTTATCGCTCTACAAAAATGGAAAATCAAATAACAAACATTGATTTTAAAACAATAGTAGAGCAACAAGTCAGTGCTTATCGTGAAAAGTGGGATTTGACCGGATTTAATATTTTGAGTGTTATTGAGCAACAGAGAGAATTTTTCTCTGATGACGCTAAGGTTCGTGTTATTTTGAATAATCTTTTTTCCAATGCCTATAACTTTCACAAAGAGTTGAAAGATAATCCATGGATAAAAATAGAAATTCAAGTCATTGATGAATGCGCAATTATTTCGGTTGAAGATAACGGAAGCGGCATAGAGAGAGACTTACAGCCGGGGATTTTTAATTTATTTCAACGGGCTTCCAAAAAAAATGCGGGTTCTGGATTAGGGCTTTATATGGTCAAGGAGTCTGTGACACAGATGGGAGGAGAGATCAAGCTTGTCTCTGAAGCGCAAGTGGGGACTAAGGTTATTGTAAGACTTCCGAGTATGGAGCAGACCAAAGATTAA
- a CDS encoding sensor histidine kinase — protein MIIGFIFILMSMFGTPVFQWEAGETLQNVKKYEYLIDKERSLTIEDVIRVEGFERIESENPNFGISNAAVWLRFKVENLRSTTENKFLVLNNSSLDVVDYFLVVNDQVVDNQLTGRIIDFSTRILPSNKLIFSLRPPADEAVAYIYLRVQSSDKKIVSAFIASTLGVYQRLNFENVLFGIFTGVIVGLFFYNVFLYSSVRDITYLVYVLHLLAVWFAQSSILGYTQELLWPNWVWMNQRSIVIFSSLVSIVGIWFLKVFLNARHFVPTLNKGFYFIYFVYAFILANAFFISITLSYQVLLVTQSIVVMYVFLVAFRILKKGYGPARLYLIAWSVFMVGIFIFVFSEMGIIPFTKFSAYIMPFGSGLEVVLISFALADKINILKKEKESEQQEKLAFMKRNETLITRQNEFLEEKVKQRTIELEDTLHNLQSTQTQLVEQEKMASLGQLTAGIAHEINNPINFVSSNVSPLKRDIGDILEILRAYKEKGLHEFNQATLKELKSLEEELELDYLVEEIDQLLHGMEDGAKRTVEIVKGLKLFSRVDEQDVKKVNLHDGLDSTLILLSSSMNGKISVIKSYDTIPLVECLAGKINQVFMNILTNAIQALLENEQQKESPKITIRTKNLNNFVEIEIEDNGPGIPESIKQRIFEPFFTTKGVGKGTGLGLSIVYTIIENHKGFLEVNSVLTQGTIFKIRLPILQNTLAHDGNN, from the coding sequence ATGATAATAGGTTTTATTTTTATCCTGATGAGCATGTTCGGGACTCCGGTCTTTCAATGGGAAGCTGGAGAGACTTTGCAAAATGTAAAAAAATATGAGTATCTAATAGATAAAGAAAGAAGTCTGACCATTGAAGATGTCATTCGAGTGGAAGGATTTGAACGAATTGAATCCGAAAATCCCAACTTTGGAATTAGCAATGCTGCGGTTTGGCTCCGATTTAAAGTAGAAAACTTGCGGAGTACCACAGAAAATAAATTTTTGGTTTTGAATAATAGTTCGTTGGATGTGGTAGATTATTTTCTAGTAGTGAATGATCAAGTAGTGGATAATCAATTGACTGGTAGAATTATTGATTTTTCTACAAGGATTTTGCCATCCAATAAACTGATTTTTTCTTTGCGGCCTCCTGCAGATGAAGCAGTTGCATATATTTATCTACGCGTACAGAGCAGTGACAAAAAGATAGTATCAGCCTTCATCGCAAGTACTTTAGGGGTCTATCAGCGGTTGAACTTTGAAAATGTTTTATTCGGGATATTTACGGGGGTTATTGTCGGTCTATTTTTTTACAATGTCTTCCTCTATTCTTCGGTCAGGGATATCACTTATTTGGTTTATGTCCTGCATCTTTTAGCTGTTTGGTTTGCCCAATCGTCGATTTTGGGATATACACAGGAACTGCTATGGCCTAATTGGGTTTGGATGAATCAACGATCCATTGTGATTTTCTCATCCCTTGTCAGCATTGTAGGGATCTGGTTTTTAAAAGTGTTCTTGAATGCTCGACATTTTGTTCCTACGTTGAATAAAGGGTTTTACTTTATCTATTTTGTATATGCGTTTATTTTGGCTAATGCATTTTTCATATCCATTACCTTAAGTTATCAAGTGTTACTGGTGACACAGTCAATAGTGGTTATGTATGTGTTTTTAGTTGCTTTTAGAATCTTGAAAAAAGGCTATGGTCCTGCACGCTTGTATCTGATAGCTTGGTCAGTATTCATGGTTGGTATATTTATTTTTGTCTTCTCAGAAATGGGAATTATTCCATTTACAAAGTTTTCTGCCTACATCATGCCATTTGGTTCGGGCTTGGAGGTTGTCTTGATTTCATTTGCCTTAGCAGATAAAATCAATATTCTTAAAAAAGAGAAAGAGTCTGAACAGCAAGAAAAACTTGCCTTTATGAAAAGAAATGAGACGCTTATCACAAGACAGAATGAATTTTTGGAGGAAAAGGTAAAGCAGCGTACCATTGAGCTGGAAGATACTTTGCATAACCTTCAGAGTACACAAACCCAGTTGGTAGAGCAGGAGAAAATGGCTTCATTAGGTCAGTTGACGGCAGGCATTGCCCATGAAATTAATAATCCAATCAACTTTGTGAGTTCCAATGTCTCTCCTCTTAAAAGGGATATAGGCGATATTTTAGAAATCTTGAGGGCCTATAAAGAAAAGGGTCTACATGAGTTTAATCAAGCTACATTGAAAGAGTTGAAATCCCTAGAGGAAGAATTGGAACTTGATTATTTAGTAGAAGAAATTGATCAGTTGTTGCATGGGATGGAAGATGGTGCCAAACGTACGGTTGAAATTGTAAAAGGATTAAAGCTATTTTCTCGGGTAGATGAGCAAGATGTTAAAAAAGTCAATTTGCATGATGGGCTAGACAGTACATTGATTTTGCTCAGCAGTAGTATGAATGGTAAAATCAGCGTTATAAAATCCTATGATACCATACCTTTGGTGGAATGCCTTGCAGGTAAGATCAATCAGGTATTTATGAATATTCTGACCAATGCTATTCAGGCGTTGTTGGAGAATGAACAACAAAAAGAGTCTCCAAAAATTACCATCAGAACCAAAAATCTAAATAACTTTGTAGAAATTGAAATAGAAGATAATGGTCCTGGTATTCCAGAATCAATCAAACAGCGTATTTTCGAACCTTTTTTTACTACCAAAGGAGTAGGAAAAGGTACGGGTTTAGGTTTATCAATTGTTTACACCATTATCGAGAATCATAAGGGGTTTTTGGAAGTAAATTCTGTCCTTACCCAGGGGACAATATTCAAAATAAGGCTTCCAATCCTTCAAAATACCCTAGCACATGACGGAAACAATTAG